Proteins encoded together in one Syntrophobacterales bacterium window:
- a CDS encoding DEAD/DEAH box helicase family protein, whose translation MPFRRTRRIQTVEKLNLSEHTLDINLRKCSYDKFRFSEIEDYVQAITGGRTYQYEAIKHTMIYLWGGGYKNAAALAKENFAQKEHIRERFGSLEMMLGHLPLADRLSGVVHMATGTGKSYVIFAVAYLSVVMGLAKRVLVLGPSSTIIEEGLRDKFADFMHRKEWNDLLPAEYRGKAVALLTNNDAIEDGSITIENINAIYTLGGIRDTLFQNTKEVLVLGDEIHHAYSHLNFNMTRHELELDQEVEAGGGRESEERTERLWMQFLKKNKEITSHIGFTGTPYNKDDYFADVIYDYNIRIAINQKYIKDIDPIIDVETDHGPMEWTTDKRFAVVLKKHIENAEKYAYKRKDQRQVKPVTVFYCPKQANAKTRSEEFIRFLAKWEKEENGAKGTEAQLDQLARARVICVTGAELKKSYKNELDNIEEIDPSNVGGKVEFIFSVGMLLEGWDVDNVFQIVPMEERIFNSKLLISQVLGRGLRIPRKVSFIDIQMTYPVLTVTNHEKFANHIRELLDAVTNSEMYITSEPLKKLPDENWRGRHHFTVFNLNYLAGARLENIPPEENPTLPMRELMLTKYSVDENVTIERIKGTDKYVLRKKTFTIDSVVDERHRRFKLREFEGIHFDFGSGAHDRCPEEDEIRDVILAAMEKAGIAHNGLTDDNKKQIELYFNQFLPRGTKRRVFENVTGDLTTASTINLEKNSLRIGELERDATAFISESSDEELDDRSKLLIKYLMATRQPKVQPDGQQEFSFIDSTGLLAKHGEYVRPILANDDRPPYIANPSVLKSPQSAVLVSHYPEKDFVFRLLEHEQYLDAWIKAPDKGFYTIDYEYWRGGKDRVRHGFNPDFFIKLALDAYIALLKRKGETGHLEALRDLQDKGYETLIRVVEIKSDEDDDEATPAKAEWAKRHFASLNEKLLEPLPGNFSAEHKNDIKQFYTFDLLKPAGYAKWFDNLRIGRIT comes from the coding sequence ATGCCTTTTCGACGAACGCGCCGGATTCAAACGGTAGAAAAACTCAATCTCTCGGAACATACGCTGGATATCAATCTGCGCAAATGCAGTTACGACAAGTTTCGCTTCTCCGAAATCGAAGACTACGTGCAGGCGATCACCGGCGGGAGAACGTATCAATACGAAGCCATCAAACATACGATGATTTATCTGTGGGGCGGCGGCTATAAAAACGCTGCCGCGCTGGCCAAAGAAAACTTTGCGCAAAAGGAGCATATCCGGGAGCGGTTCGGCTCGCTGGAGATGATGCTGGGGCATCTGCCGCTCGCCGACCGCTTGTCGGGCGTGGTCCACATGGCCACGGGCACCGGCAAGTCCTATGTCATCTTTGCCGTTGCGTACTTGTCCGTTGTGATGGGGCTTGCCAAACGGGTGTTGGTGCTGGGGCCGTCATCCACGATTATCGAGGAAGGCCTGCGGGACAAATTTGCCGATTTTATGCACCGTAAAGAGTGGAATGACCTTCTGCCCGCGGAATACCGGGGCAAGGCAGTAGCCCTTCTGACCAACAACGACGCCATCGAAGACGGCAGCATTACGATTGAAAACATCAATGCTATTTACACCTTGGGCGGCATCCGCGACACGCTTTTCCAGAACACCAAAGAAGTGCTGGTGCTGGGCGATGAAATCCATCACGCCTATTCGCATTTGAATTTCAACATGACACGGCATGAACTGGAGCTGGATCAGGAAGTGGAGGCGGGAGGCGGCCGCGAATCGGAGGAGAGGACCGAGCGCCTCTGGATGCAGTTTCTCAAAAAGAACAAGGAGATCACCAGCCATATCGGCTTTACGGGTACGCCCTACAACAAAGATGACTACTTTGCCGACGTGATTTACGACTACAACATCCGCATTGCCATCAATCAGAAATACATCAAGGACATTGATCCCATCATAGACGTGGAGACGGATCACGGGCCGATGGAATGGACAACGGACAAGCGCTTTGCCGTGGTCTTAAAAAAGCATATCGAAAATGCCGAAAAGTACGCCTACAAAAGAAAAGACCAAAGGCAGGTCAAACCCGTCACGGTTTTCTATTGCCCCAAGCAGGCCAACGCCAAAACCCGCTCGGAAGAGTTCATCCGCTTTCTGGCCAAATGGGAAAAAGAGGAAAATGGCGCAAAAGGCACGGAGGCCCAACTGGATCAACTGGCGCGGGCCAGAGTCATTTGCGTTACCGGCGCTGAATTAAAAAAATCCTATAAAAATGAACTCGACAACATCGAAGAAATCGATCCATCCAACGTCGGCGGTAAAGTTGAATTCATCTTTAGCGTCGGCATGTTGCTGGAAGGCTGGGACGTGGACAACGTCTTTCAGATTGTGCCGATGGAGGAGCGCATTTTTAATTCCAAATTGCTCATCTCGCAAGTCTTGGGGCGCGGCCTGCGCATTCCCCGTAAAGTCAGCTTTATTGATATTCAGATGACCTATCCGGTGCTGACGGTGACCAATCATGAAAAGTTTGCCAACCACATACGCGAATTGCTGGATGCCGTCACTAACTCCGAGATGTATATCACCTCGGAGCCGCTTAAAAAGCTGCCGGATGAAAACTGGCGCGGCCGTCACCACTTTACGGTTTTTAATCTGAATTATCTGGCCGGCGCCAGGCTCGAAAACATCCCGCCGGAAGAAAATCCAACGCTGCCCATGCGCGAGCTGATGCTCACGAAGTACAGCGTTGACGAAAACGTGACCATTGAACGTATCAAAGGCACGGATAAATATGTGTTGCGGAAGAAAACCTTTACGATCGATAGCGTGGTTGACGAGCGTCACCGGCGTTTTAAACTGCGTGAATTTGAGGGCATCCATTTTGATTTTGGCAGCGGCGCGCACGACCGCTGTCCCGAAGAAGATGAAATCCGCGACGTCATACTTGCGGCGATGGAGAAAGCGGGCATTGCGCACAACGGTCTCACGGACGACAACAAAAAGCAGATTGAGCTTTACTTTAATCAGTTCCTGCCGCGCGGTACGAAAAGGCGCGTCTTTGAAAACGTGACGGGCGATCTGACAACGGCCAGCACCATCAACCTGGAAAAAAACTCTCTCCGCATCGGCGAACTGGAACGGGACGCCACGGCGTTCATCAGTGAATCCTCCGATGAAGAGCTGGATGATCGGTCAAAATTGCTAATCAAGTATTTGATGGCCACACGACAACCCAAAGTTCAACCGGACGGCCAGCAGGAATTCAGTTTTATTGATTCCACGGGACTGCTTGCCAAACACGGCGAATATGTCCGCCCGATTCTGGCGAATGACGACCGGCCGCCTTATATCGCAAATCCGTCCGTTTTGAAATCGCCTCAAAGCGCTGTGCTGGTTTCCCATTACCCCGAAAAGGACTTTGTTTTCCGCCTGCTGGAGCATGAACAATATCTGGACGCCTGGATCAAAGCGCCCGACAAGGGCTTTTACACGATTGATTATGAATACTGGCGAGGCGGCAAAGACCGCGTCCGCCACGGGTTCAACCCGGACTTTTTTATTAAGCTCGCTCTGGATGCTTATATTGCGCTTCTGAAAAGAAAAGGCGAAACCGGCCATCTGGAGGCGCTGAGAGATTTGCAGGACAAGGGGTATGAAACGCTGATTCGCGTTGTGGAAATAAAATCCGATGAGGATGATGACGAAGCCACGCCGGCCAAAGCCGAATGGGCGAAAAGGCATTTTGCGTCGCTCAACGAGAAATTGCTGGAGCCGCTGCCGGGCAACTTTTCTGCGGAACACAAAAACGACATCAAGCAATTTTACACCTTCGATCTTCTGAAACCGGCAGGCTATGCTAAATGGTTTGACAATCTGCGAATTGGAAGAATAACATGA
- a CDS encoding MGMT family protein has translation MEMSAFFYNLVHTGYGEAVVIGKQAGERVAACRIMLPQQGLKAAEIAEAEFPGAVFVPDACGQICRNISYFFQGKGVFFDLADIDSEIVQGFARRVLTRAAEIPRGRVMTYGGLAASIGVPGGARAVGNALAGNPLPLIFPCHRVIRMDRTLGGFGGGVKLKRALLELEGVSFDRCGRVKPGHILDRGLCSPA, from the coding sequence ATGGAAATGAGTGCGTTTTTCTATAATCTTGTTCACACGGGATACGGCGAAGCGGTCGTTATCGGGAAACAGGCCGGGGAGCGTGTTGCGGCCTGTCGGATTATGTTGCCGCAGCAGGGTCTGAAAGCGGCGGAAATTGCCGAGGCCGAGTTTCCTGGTGCGGTATTCGTGCCGGATGCATGCGGTCAAATATGCAGAAATATTAGCTACTTTTTTCAGGGCAAGGGGGTATTTTTTGACCTTGCCGATATTGATTCCGAGATCGTGCAGGGTTTTGCGAGACGCGTCCTGACAAGGGCGGCGGAGATTCCCCGTGGCCGCGTCATGACCTACGGGGGACTGGCCGCGAGCATTGGCGTTCCTGGCGGGGCGCGGGCCGTTGGCAACGCCCTTGCCGGCAACCCCTTGCCGCTCATTTTCCCCTGCCATCGGGTGATAAGAATGGACAGAACCCTGGGTGGTTTCGGCGGCGGTGTAAAGCTGAAGAGGGCGCTTCTGGAATTGGAAGGGGTTTCTTTTGATCGGTGCGGCAGGGTTAAGCCGGGCCATATTCTGGACAGGGGGCTTTGCTCCCCGGCGTAA
- a CDS encoding ABC transporter substrate-binding protein, producing MKKSLLLVLGLFLVGGLFLPVTSHAAQTLKVGIVDTYTGPATAFTLDVLDGFKLAADKINAKGGVLGKKIEYLTRDDKFKPDIGLNMAKELVMKEEVDVLMGTINSATALAISDFAKAEKVPFFVTFSKSDKINMQKGHRYVFMMSEHSEMAGRAAAEALAKKPYLKYWIAGDDYEYGHSIANGVWKHLQKLNPKVKLVGETWWKVGEADFTPYITQIIAAKPDFVIVATGGSGMVNFQKAAKATGFSKNMPFYQHTAIETSTLAPQGKNAPEGVFGTANYLFYYPNTAENKAFVEEFQKAYKRYPKVGALYGYLTANFIAEGFKKAGKIDKEKFIDSVEGLSLASPVGKIAIRACDHQLELPMYFGVTKLDPKYDFLTAGNIQVVPAIDYMPTCDEVKASRK from the coding sequence ATGAAAAAGAGTTTACTGCTTGTTCTTGGATTGTTTTTAGTGGGAGGGCTTTTTCTGCCCGTTACATCGCACGCGGCCCAGACGTTGAAGGTGGGCATTGTTGACACCTATACAGGCCCGGCAACAGCTTTTACGCTGGATGTCCTCGACGGGTTTAAACTGGCCGCGGACAAGATCAACGCCAAAGGCGGGGTCCTGGGGAAAAAGATCGAGTACCTGACCAGGGATGACAAGTTCAAGCCTGATATCGGGTTGAACATGGCAAAAGAGCTGGTAATGAAGGAAGAGGTGGATGTGCTGATGGGGACGATCAACAGCGCGACCGCCCTTGCCATTTCCGATTTTGCCAAAGCTGAGAAGGTTCCCTTTTTCGTCACATTTTCCAAAAGCGATAAAATCAATATGCAGAAGGGCCATCGTTACGTCTTCATGATGAGCGAACATAGTGAAATGGCGGGCCGGGCGGCGGCGGAGGCCCTTGCCAAAAAGCCCTACCTGAAATACTGGATTGCCGGCGACGACTACGAGTACGGTCATTCCATCGCCAACGGCGTCTGGAAGCACCTGCAAAAGTTGAACCCGAAGGTCAAGCTGGTTGGCGAGACCTGGTGGAAGGTGGGCGAGGCGGATTTCACACCTTACATCACGCAGATTATCGCCGCGAAGCCGGATTTTGTCATTGTTGCGACGGGCGGCTCCGGAATGGTAAATTTCCAGAAGGCGGCAAAGGCAACCGGATTCAGCAAGAATATGCCGTTTTATCAGCACACGGCCATTGAGACTTCAACCCTTGCGCCCCAGGGAAAGAACGCCCCCGAGGGCGTCTTCGGAACGGCCAATTACCTCTTTTATTATCCGAATACCGCGGAAAACAAGGCTTTCGTGGAGGAGTTCCAGAAGGCGTACAAAAGATATCCCAAGGTCGGCGCCCTGTATGGCTATCTGACGGCCAATTTCATCGCGGAAGGGTTTAAAAAGGCAGGCAAAATTGATAAGGAAAAGTTCATCGACAGCGTGGAAGGCTTGTCGCTTGCCAGCCCCGTGGGGAAGATTGCCATCAGAGCCTGTGATCATCAGTTGGAGCTGCCCATGTATTTCGGCGTGACCAAGCTTGATCCCAAATACGATTTTCTGACCGCGGGCAATATCCAGGTGGTTCCGGCAATTGATTATATGCCGACCTGTGATGAAGTAAAAGCATCGAGAAAATAG
- a CDS encoding branched-chain amino acid ABC transporter permease: MPVDAAWVLFSEKVLSQILVGLSRTTILFIVASGMSLILGVLRIPNVAHGSLYMIGAFMAYSVSRLFGGGSQGFWMALLLAPLGVAVLSFIAERALFQHLYKREHLMLLLLTFALSLIFGDLTKLVWGAEYKSVPVPQIFQGFVTIIAGFPLPLYNLFLLAVGPVVAVSLWLFVNKTKIGKISRAAAVDREMVSAVGINVSLVFAVVFVVGCFLAGLGGVLVAPTVSVTLGMDHTLIMEAFLIVIMGGLGNIWGALIGALIFGLSQSLGILIWPQFGIIFPYLAVVIVLMIKPTGLLKSTW, from the coding sequence ATGCCGGTGGACGCTGCCTGGGTGTTGTTTTCGGAGAAGGTTCTCAGCCAGATTCTGGTTGGTTTAAGCAGGACTACGATACTTTTCATCGTCGCTTCGGGGATGTCCCTGATTCTGGGGGTGCTGAGGATTCCGAATGTGGCCCACGGCTCCCTTTATATGATCGGCGCCTTTATGGCCTACAGCGTCTCCCGTCTTTTCGGGGGAGGTTCGCAGGGGTTCTGGATGGCTTTGCTTTTGGCCCCTCTCGGCGTGGCCGTATTGAGTTTTATTGCCGAGAGGGCGCTTTTTCAGCACCTCTATAAACGCGAACACCTGATGTTGCTCTTGCTTACCTTTGCGCTGAGCCTGATTTTCGGCGATCTGACCAAACTTGTCTGGGGGGCCGAGTACAAATCGGTGCCGGTGCCCCAAATTTTTCAGGGTTTTGTAACGATTATTGCCGGGTTTCCGCTTCCCCTTTACAACCTGTTTTTACTGGCTGTCGGCCCTGTTGTGGCTGTTTCGCTCTGGCTTTTTGTGAACAAGACAAAGATCGGCAAGATATCGCGGGCAGCGGCGGTGGACCGGGAGATGGTGAGCGCGGTGGGGATAAACGTGAGTCTGGTCTTTGCCGTTGTCTTTGTTGTCGGCTGCTTCCTTGCAGGGTTGGGCGGGGTGCTGGTCGCCCCGACGGTGAGCGTTACCCTCGGGATGGATCATACCCTCATCATGGAGGCATTTTTGATTGTCATTATGGGGGGGCTGGGAAACATCTGGGGCGCGCTGATCGGGGCGCTGATTTTTGGACTTTCCCAGTCGCTGGGGATTCTGATCTGGCCCCAATTCGGGATCATCTTTCCGTATCTTGCCGTTGTCATAGTTCTGATGATAAAGCCCACCGGGCTTTTAAAATCGACGTGGTAA